In the genome of Verrucomicrobiia bacterium, one region contains:
- a CDS encoding class I SAM-dependent RNA methyltransferase, with protein MSIAPGNIVTLQITDIAFGGEGVGRLEQLVVFVPFVAIGEIVEAEITELKKSFGRARLVRVVQASAERVSPPCQYFGACGGCQYQHLSYAGQLRIKHKQICDLFERIGKIPRDHISPVVPCPNPYGYRNRVMIRSQWNKPEQRLNIGFVRWDCGLVEDITECKIAEPAVSDQIRQVRANPPPKGGIKVVLRLPPEGWEVPRDSFFQNNFFLLPEMVKVVRQLLGDSGSTHLIDLFCGVGFFGIELSSSVESFIGVEFDHMAIKAARNNARARGALNGEFIAGPVEEIVPEILGKFHADTTTVLLDPPRKGCRPDTLQLLREQGPSQIIYVSCHPATMARDLNILCSGDVFKLVRVVPLDMFPQTQHVECIADLRLNVRLPQPAGNGETNRVGAPAAGNDGSS; from the coding sequence GTGTCTATTGCGCCCGGAAATATTGTAACACTTCAGATCACCGACATTGCGTTTGGCGGCGAGGGCGTCGGCAGGCTGGAACAGTTGGTGGTGTTCGTGCCGTTCGTCGCCATCGGTGAGATTGTCGAGGCCGAGATCACCGAACTAAAGAAAAGTTTCGGCCGCGCGCGGCTGGTGCGGGTGGTGCAGGCCTCCGCGGAACGGGTTTCGCCACCTTGCCAGTATTTCGGCGCGTGCGGCGGCTGCCAGTACCAGCACCTCAGCTACGCCGGGCAACTCCGCATCAAACACAAACAGATCTGCGACCTGTTCGAACGCATTGGCAAGATCCCGCGCGATCACATCTCCCCCGTCGTACCCTGCCCCAATCCTTACGGCTATCGCAATCGCGTGATGATCCGCAGCCAATGGAACAAACCCGAACAACGGCTGAACATCGGATTCGTGCGATGGGACTGCGGATTGGTTGAGGACATCACCGAATGCAAAATCGCCGAACCCGCGGTGAGCGATCAAATCCGCCAGGTCCGTGCCAATCCGCCGCCCAAGGGCGGCATCAAGGTGGTGTTGCGCCTGCCGCCGGAAGGATGGGAGGTTCCTCGCGACTCGTTCTTCCAGAACAATTTTTTCCTGCTGCCTGAAATGGTTAAGGTCGTGCGGCAATTGCTTGGCGACAGCGGGTCAACGCATCTCATCGATCTGTTCTGCGGCGTTGGCTTTTTCGGCATTGAATTGAGCAGCTCGGTCGAGTCGTTCATCGGGGTCGAGTTTGATCACATGGCGATCAAGGCGGCGCGCAACAACGCCCGCGCGCGAGGAGCATTGAACGGCGAATTCATCGCGGGTCCAGTTGAGGAAATCGTTCCCGAAATCCTCGGGAAATTCCATGCAGACACCACCACGGTCCTCCTGGATCCGCCGCGCAAGGGTTGCCGGCCGGACACACTGCAACTGCTGCGCGAGCAGGGACCGTCGCAAATCATCTATGTCTCGTGCCATCCCGCGACCATGGCGCGGGACTTGAACATTTTATGCTCCGGCGATGTCTTTAAGCTGGTGCGCGTGGTTCCGCTCGACATGTTTCCCCAGACGCAGCACGTGGAGTGCATTGCGGATTTGCGGCTGAATGTGCGACTGCCGCAACCTGCCGGCAACGGTGAAACAAACAGGGTTGGCGCACCCGCTGCGGGGAACGATGGCTCCTCGTAA